A stretch of Candidatus Krumholzibacteriota bacterium DNA encodes these proteins:
- a CDS encoding DNA-directed RNA polymerase subunit alpha has translation MKWRNLLMPKEIVMDESTATDTFASFTVEPLERGFGNTIGNAVRRTLLSSIQGAAVTAVKIDKVLHEFGTVKGVKEDVTDIVLNLKQLIIVMNCDDPKFLTLDVEKKGDVTAADFTENPEIEILNKDLHIATCTEKAKLRIEILVGHGRGYVGAETHNLEEYDIGMIPMDSNFSPVTKVNYSVKDTRVGQKTDYDSLILDVTTDGSVSPQDALGYAAKILKDHMLLFIHFDEEPHEEEDEIVDEEKEKMRELLGRNVEELELSVRSSNCLKAANIKTLGELVCNTESEMLKYRNFGRKSLREIADILDGMGLSLGMDVSAIRDAKDANSEERK, from the coding sequence ATGAAATGGCGTAACCTTTTAATGCCGAAAGAAATCGTAATGGATGAATCCACCGCCACGGATACGTTCGCGTCTTTCACGGTGGAACCGCTTGAACGCGGGTTTGGGAATACGATCGGTAACGCGGTCCGCCGCACCCTGCTGTCGTCGATCCAGGGAGCAGCCGTCACTGCTGTTAAGATCGATAAAGTGCTTCACGAATTCGGTACTGTAAAAGGGGTCAAGGAAGATGTCACCGATATCGTTCTTAACCTCAAGCAGCTTATTATCGTGATGAATTGCGACGACCCGAAGTTCCTCACTCTTGATGTGGAGAAAAAGGGAGACGTGACAGCGGCGGATTTCACCGAGAACCCCGAGATCGAGATCCTAAATAAGGATCTTCATATCGCGACATGCACGGAGAAGGCCAAACTCAGGATTGAGATACTGGTCGGGCACGGAAGGGGCTATGTCGGAGCCGAGACGCACAACCTCGAAGAATATGATATCGGCATGATCCCGATGGACTCGAATTTCAGCCCCGTCACGAAGGTCAACTACTCTGTCAAGGACACAAGGGTGGGACAGAAGACCGATTATGACTCGTTGATTCTTGATGTCACGACGGACGGAAGCGTCTCTCCCCAGGATGCTCTCGGATACGCGGCGAAGATATTGAAGGATCACATGCTGCTCTTCATACATTTCGACGAAGAGCCGCACGAGGAAGAGGACGAGATCGTAGATGAAGAAAAAGAAAAGATGAGGGAGCTTCTTGGCAGGAACGTAGAAGAACTCGAACTTTCAGTGCGTTCTTCCAACTGTCTAAAAGCCGCGAATATCAAGACTCTCGGGGAGCTGGTGTGCAATACCGAGAGCGAAATGCTCAAGTATCGGAACTTCGGCCGCAAGAGCCTTAGGGAGATCGCTGATATTCTTGATGGTATGGGGCTCAGTCTTGGAATGGATGTAAGCGCCATCCGGGACGCTAAAGATGCGAATTCAGAGGAGAGGAAGTAA
- the rplQ gene encoding 50S ribosomal protein L17: MRHRQDHRKLNRTASHRKAMLSNMVTSLFDKERITTTTAKAKEASRLAERMITFARRGDLAARRHVARTIRNPRVLQKLFDEIGPRFASRNGGYTRVLKLGVRRGDAAETALLELLSKDEKARGKKKKPMKTYHKVDVPEDPTIAAKKEKVKAEKKAAAEAKEAEEAAKAAEEAAAEEAGAEDGEPPAKDA, translated from the coding sequence ATGCGGCACAGACAAGATCACAGGAAACTTAACAGAACGGCATCTCACAGAAAGGCGATGCTGTCGAATATGGTGACCTCCCTTTTCGACAAGGAACGGATAACCACGACCACGGCGAAAGCCAAAGAGGCCAGCAGGCTGGCCGAGCGGATGATCACTTTCGCGAGGCGCGGAGATCTTGCCGCGAGGCGCCACGTCGCCAGGACGATCCGTAATCCGAGGGTCCTTCAGAAACTTTTCGATGAGATCGGTCCGCGTTTCGCCAGCAGGAATGGCGGGTATACCAGAGTGCTGAAGCTTGGGGTCAGACGCGGGGATGCCGCCGAGACGGCATTGCTCGAACTTCTTTCAAAAGACGAGAAGGCCAGGGGCAAAAAGAAGAAGCCGATGAAGACATATCATAAGGTCGACGTACCGGAAGATCCAACGATAGCGGCAAAGAAGGAAAAGGTCAAGGCGGAGAAGAAAGCGGCGGCCGAGGCGAAAGAGGCTGAAGAAGCGGCAAAGGCCGCAGAAGAGGCCGCGGCGGAAGAAGCTGGAGCGGAAGATGGAGAACCGCCGGCAAAGGACGCTTAA